The following are encoded together in the Lactuca sativa cultivar Salinas chromosome 1, Lsat_Salinas_v11, whole genome shotgun sequence genome:
- the LOC128127364 gene encoding uncharacterized protein LOC128127364: MCFAREIIVPTSSNTPRNPSERHRRLKNIFPGALGALDGTLVHAVVPVDEQTRYMRRGKGECYQNVIGICDFDMIFTFVWAGWEGVAHDSKFFKEVAFNPTSGFSFPPPDKYYLCDAAYTNTRGFMAPYRNTRYWLADFRRNKALTKEERFNHAHVQLRNIIEHAYGVLKARFSILKRMAPYPFPVQRDIVIACVAVHNFIKKYDIQDDLFTDFEQNTMVTPNVGGGRSEGQNIQGIEWGSEAVEYMTTLRDQIANQLLSNGSR, from the exons ATGTGTTTTGCAAGAGAAATTATTGTACCAACATCTTCTAATACACCAAGAAATCCCTCGGAACGACATAGACGGCTAAAAAACATTTTTCCTGGAGCATTAGGTGCACTAGATGGAACACTTGTACACGCAGTTGTGCCCGTTGATGAACAAACTCGCTATATGCGAAGAGGAAAAGGTGAATGTTATCAAAATGTAAtaggaatttgtgattttgatatgatattcacctttgtATGGGCTGGATGGGAGGGCGTAGCACACGATTCTAAATTTTTTAAAGAAGTTGCGTTTAATCCGACTTCTGGATTTTCATTCCCTCCACCAG ataaatattacctttgtgatgccGCATACACCAACACCCGTGGATTTATGGCTCCTTACCGTAatactaggtattggttagcTGATTTTCGAAGAAACAAAGCTTTAACAAAGGAAGAAAGGTTCAATCATGCTCATGTACAACTTAGAAATATCATTGAACATGCTTATGGTGTATTGAAGGCGagattttcaattttaaaacgtATGGCTCCTTATCCTTTTCCAGTGCAAAGAGACATAGTTATTGCCTGTGTCgcggtccataattttataaagaaatatgATATTCAAGATGACCTATTTACGGACTTTGAACAAAACACTATGGTTACTCCTAATGTGGGAGGTGGAAGAAGTGAGGGCCAAAACATACAAGGCATAGAATGGGGTTCAGAAGCCGTTGAGTATATGACTACTTTGCGTGACCAGATTGCTAATCAGTTACTTTCAAATGGTTCACGTTAA
- the LOC128127370 gene encoding uncharacterized mitochondrial protein AtMg00810-like translates to MDNCSSAKVPMAFGYKISADPSGESVDHKTYRDINGSLMYLNAIRPNIVFATGVCARYQADPKVSHMTAAKKILWYLKGRKTLGLWYPAGNHFRLQVFTDADHAGSKLDRKSTLGGCQFLGGRLVN, encoded by the coding sequence atggacaactgTTCTTCAGCTAAGGTCCCCATGGCTTTCGGTTATAAGATATCTGCTGATCCCTCAGGTGAATCTGTTGACCACAAGACTTATAGAGATATTAATGGCTCTTTGATGTACCTCAATGCAATTCGACCAAATATAGTCTTTGCAACGGGTGTATGCGCAAGGtaccaggctgacccaaaagtgtctcacatgaccgcagccaaaaaAATCCTATGGTACTTAAAAGGAAGAAaaactcttggattatggtatcCTGCAGGAAATCATTTCCGTCTTCAGGTATTCAcagatgcggatcatgccggaAGCAAACTTGATCGCAAAAGCACCttaggtggatgtcaatttctgggtgGAAGACTAGTCAACTAG